One Candidatus Symbiobacter mobilis CR genomic window, CCCATGCACCAAGTCCGGGTTCCCTTTCGCCGCACCATGCACGGGAAAGCCCACGCGGGCTTGCATGTCTGCAATGCGTTCCGTCGTCAACGGGTGGCTACGCAAATAGGGATACGTTCCACTGTCGTTGAGCCGCGTTGCCTGCTGGAGCTTTTCGAACATCGACACGGTACCCTGGCCATCGAACCCGGCCTGGGTCATCATCCCCAGCCCCATGCGGTCTGCCTCGCGCTCCATATCGCGCGAGAAGTTCAATTGGCCCTGTGCAACCAATGCCTGGCTTCCCACCATCAGCGCATTGCCCGCATCGGGGCTGCGCGACGCAGCCACTGCGCCAAGCACCACCCCCGCGAGCAACCACGGCGCATTCCTGCGTTCCTGCGCAATGAGGCGGGAAATGTGCCGCTGGGTAATATGGCTCAGTTCATGCGCCAATACCGAGGCCAGTTCGTCGCGGGTCTCGACGACGGACAACAACCCCAGATGCACGCCCAGATAGCCCCCCGGCAACGCAAAGGCATTCACGCTGCGGTCGCGGCCCAGCAGAATCTTCCACGCAAAACGCTCATCCAGTTCTGTGGGAATGTCCCCCCGGCTGCGCGCCGCCGCGAGCAAGGCTTGCCACAAGCCCTCGACATAGTCGCCGAGAACGGGATCGTCGAGATAGTCGGGATCGCGGTACAGGCTGCGGACGATGCTGTCACCCAAAGCGCGCTCTTCCGCAGCAGACAAGGGGCTGGATTCGCCCAGCGCAGGCAACCCGGCTGCCCATGCGCCCCCCATCGCCCACATGCCAACCAGCACGCACAGCGCCCATCGAACCCTTTTGCAAAACCGTAGCCAAGGCAAAAAACAGTACAGCATCGTCGAACCTGCGTGGTGTGAGGAGGGGTTCATGGGCATAACGATGCTCATCGTAATCGGCTCCATTCGTCGCGATTGCTAACATCCTCTATGACATCTATCGCGTCCCCTGCACACACCTCGATCGGCCCTCCCGCCGACCTTCTTCCTGTGGATCCTTCTCTTTCCACCCCAGGCTGGCTCCCCAAGCTCAGCGCTTTGCTACTCGCAGCGCTTGCCACGGCGAGCATGGGCTATTGGGCTGCACGGTGGCGCGATGTGCCTGCGCCGTTCGACGCTGCCTCGACCGCAGAAATCCTGCCCACCCATCGCGCAGACCATGACGATGCCGCGCAGGGGAAACTGGCGCAATTGCTCGGGGCATCGCAGAACAAACCGGCATCGGCTCCCGCGCCCGCCAAAGCGGCTTCCACCCGGTTCAAACTGCTCGGCGTGATCGCCCAAGGCGCGAGGGGCCGGGCGTTGATCGCCGTCGATGGCGCGCCGCCCCAGCCTTTCGGTGTGGGACAAGTCGTTGCGGACACCCTGGTGCTGCACGCTGTCAGCCCCCGCACGGTGGACTTGGCCCCCCAAGGACAAGACACAGCCACCGTCACCCTGGAACTGCCGCCTTTGCCCACCGCAGCGACGAGCGCCCCGGCAGCCCCTCAACCGCGTTAAGCGTTGTCTACCCCATCACACCCTTATCGGCTTGTAGGCCGTGCATCCGCACGCATGGCCTCCCGCGCTTCGAGCAGCAAGGCATCAAGCAATAGCCCTGCGTGGTAGGGATGCTCGACGGTGCGGGCCGTGCGGGCAAGCGACTGCGCCCACGACGTCAGGCTCCCCCAAGTGCCCGCGCGGGGCAGATCTGCGGGGTCGAAGAACCGGGGCGCGGCGCCGCACAAGGTACGCAGCAGATCGTGGCAAAGCTTTTGCAGCAGATCAACCCACTGCGCTGCCGTCCACCCCTGCAGGGCTTGCACGGTGCCCAATTGCACCGCTCTCGGCAACGTAGGCCATACCCCTGCCAAGGCGGCAAAGCGCTGCGCCTCATGGGGCTTGTCGGCAGCCGCACGCAGCGCCACAGCGGCCTGCGAACGATCCAGCCCCTGCGCGCACAACCAATCGATGGCTTCGTCGGGGGCAGGCCAAGCCATCGCGTGGCGAACGCAACGGCTGCGCAGGGTAGGCAGGATTTGGTGCTCGGCCTCGGTTGCCAAAACGAACCGTACCCCGGGCGCGGGTTCTTCGAGCGTCTTGAGCAAAGCATTGGCGGTGTAGACATTCATGCGCTCGGCGGGATACACCACCACCACCTTGCCCCGGCCCCGCACGCAGGTTCGCTGGGCGCATTCGACGGCGCCGCGCATGGCGTCGATGCGGATGTCCTTGCTGGGTTTGGCGCCCCCATCCTCTTCGCCAGGCCAACCCAGCTCCACCCGCTTGACAGGAGACAACAGCGCGAAAAAGTCCGGGTGCGTATGCACCGCCATCGCATGGCAGGCCGCGCACGCGCCACACGCGCCGTCAGGGGTGCTGTGTTCGCACAACCAAGATTGGGCTAGGGCCATGGCCAAATCGAACTGCCCCAGCCCTCCCGGCCCCGCCAACAGCAATGCATGCCCACGCTGGGCCAACAACCGCTGCAACTGCCTGTGTATCCACACGGCCTCCGCACTCACGCCAGCACCCCCCGCGCAACGAGAGCCTGCAAGACCTGTTCGCAAACCACCTGCTGCGGCTGCCCTGCATCAATCGTCACGAACCGCGCCGGGTCACGATCCCGCCTCCAGCGGTAGCCTTCGACGACCAAGGCATGGAACGCCATGGGCTGCGACTCGAAACGGTCAGGAACGCGCACCCCTGCCAACCGTTGCGCCGCGACCTCTGGATCGAGATCGAACCACAGCGTCAGATCCGGCTGCAGCAACCGTGGGCCGGGCAACCCTTGCACGATGCGCTCCAACGTGGCAAGCACGTCGAGATCCAGCCCCTTGGCAAACCCCTGGTAGGCAAAACTGGCATCGGTGAACCGGTCGCACAACACGACTTCCCCGCGCTGCAAAGCGGGTTCGATCACCCGTTGCAGATGATCCCGCCGCGCTGCAAACACGAGCAGCGCCTCCGTCGTCGCATCCATGTCCTCATGCAACACCAACGCTCGCAAGCGTTCCGCCAAGGGCGTGCCTCCTGGCTCGCGCGTACACACGACGCTACGCCCTCGGGCCACAAAGGCTTGCGCAAGGGCGTCGATATGCGTGGACTTGCCCGCACCGTCGATGCCTTCAACGCTCAAAAACAGGCCGCGCACAGGCTTACCGGAAGAAGGCCGGCCAGAAGAAAAAAGGAGGGCAGCAGACTCAACGTCCACGTTGGTAGCGATTGACGGCACGGTTATGGTCGGACAGATCATTGCTGAATTGGCTGCTTCCATCGCCACGCGCAACGAAATACAGCGCCGCACTGCGCGCAGGCTGCACGGCAGCGAGCAATGCAGCCTTGCCGGGCATAGCGATGGGTGTCGGCGGCAACCCGGCACGGGTGTAGGTATTCCAGGGAGAAGACTCCTGCAAGTCACGTTTGCGCAGGTTTCCGTCGAAACGCTTCCACATCCCGTAGATGACCGTGGGGTCGGATTGCAAAGGCATTTTGCGTCGCAACCGGTTGTGGAACACGCTGGAAATCATCGTGCGATCGGCAGCAGTCCCCGTCTCTTTTTCGATGATGCTGGCGAGGATCAACGCCTCTTCCGGGGTGGACACCGCCAGTTGGGGCACTCGTTGCCGCCAAGCCTGGGCGAGTTGTGTATCCATCGCACGCAGGGCACGGCGCAGCAAAGCCAGTTCGCTGGAGCCTTTGGTGTAGTGGTAGGTATCGGGGAAGAACCGGCCTTCGGGGTGCTTACCCGGCCGACCGAGTTTTTTCATCAGCGCAGATGGTTCCAAGCCTTGGGCGTCGTGCTGCAAATGCTCCTCGCGCGATAGCGCTTGCAAGCACTGCCACAGATTCCAGCCTTCGACCAGGGTCACTGCCCGCACCGAAATGTCCCCACGTACCAGACGCGCCAGCAATGATCTGGGGGTGACGCCCGCCTCCCATTCGTAGTTCCCCGCCTTGAGCTGGGGCGCCTTGCCCGAAAGCCGGAACCATGCGTATAGCAGCCATGCGGGGGTCTGCACCCCGGCGTCGACGACGGCTACTGCAACGTCTCGGGGCGACATGCCATAGGGAATCAACACCTCGACCGTCGGCGTGGCCAGCTCAAGGTCGGCATCGACCCACCAGCGCGCCCATCCGGCCACGCCCAACGCCACAACGACGATCCACCCGACAACGATCCGCACTCTCACTCCTTGACCCGAAACCGGCACATCAACGCTGCGCCCCTCGCTCCCCACCCTGGTGGGGGGCAAAGATCATAATTCCCGAGGCTCCTGCCGGATCGCGCCATGGAGAAACAGACGCCGTGCATTGGGGGGCCACGCACAACCCTCCACCAAAACCGCAATCTAATGAATTTGTAGGCTTTTTAGGATGCATAACGGTGTCGTTCGGTGTACGAGACTCGGGGTATTGCGCTGCCAGGGACAGGATGCCGCCGCGTTTCTCCACAACATGTTGACCCAGGACGTGTTGCATCGGGACGCGAACCACGCATGCCTGGCTGGGTGGTGTTCCCCCCAGGGGCGGCTGCTGGCTAGCGTCGTGCTATTGCGCGGGACGCAAGTGGCGGTGCCCAACGCCACCCCGAATGCCACACCAGGTACCACGCAAAACCCGGTGCATGATGCAACGCAGGAGGCCGTGTTCCTGGTCGTGGCCCAGGATCTGGTCGCCACCACATTGCAGGGACTGCGCAAATTCGTGTTGCGCTCCCGAGTGATCCTCGAAGATTGCAGCCTGCATCGACCGGTATGGGGTCTCGTCGGTTCCGCAGTCGCCGCCTGTGCCCCGCAACACGCTGCCGACGATGCGGCCCCTTGGATGCGCTGGCGTATCAATGGCGCCGACGTGGTGCGCCTGCCCGATGCCGCAGGTGTGGCGCGTGCCCTGTGGATTGGTGATTCGCCCGCCACCCAGCCCCCCGCACCCGCGAGTCCAGACAACGAGGTAAATGAACCGAATGCGCTGGACGAAGAAACCTGGGAATGGCTGGCCGTACACAGTGGCATCGCGTGGATCACGGCGCGCACGTCCAACCTGTTCGTCCCGCAAATGCTGGGATACGACGCCCTGGGCGCCATCGACTTCCGCAAAGGTTGCTACCCTGGGCAGGAGGTGATCGCACGCAGCCAATACCGGGGCAAGGTGCAACGCCGCGCCTGTCTGGCACGCTGTGCCGTCGCACTCCATGCGGGGCAGGAGATCTGCGCCGACCCCGAAACCCCGTGCGGGACGGTGGTGCAGGCGGCGGCGTCCCCTGGCGGCGATGGGGGGTATGACGCCATCATCTGCATCCATGCCGATGCCCCGGCACGCATCTTTGCCACGACTACCGAAGGCAAGCCGATCGCGTTGACCCTCTCGCCACCCTTCCCAGCCGCATCGTCGCCGTAACCCGCATGGCTACCGCGCTCCATGCTTCAGCAACCTTGCTCCGGGGGTTGCCCCCGATCATCGACGAACGGTCGGTGGTTTTGATCCTCGGGTCGTTCCCGTCTACGGCATCCCTGGCCGCGCAGCAGTACTACGCGCACCCCCAGAACCATTTCTGGAAGATTCTGGGCGCGATCCTGGATCGACGGCAGACCGGGGATGCAGCCCATCGCCCCTACAGCCCACTCATCGCCATGGACTACGCCACCCGACGAGCTGCCGTGCAAGCGGCAGGCATCGCCATCTGGGATGTCTATGCCGAATGCGAACGGCAAGGCAGCCTCGACAGCGCAATCCGCAACGGCAGGCCCAACGATTTCGGCGCGCTGCCCCGGTGGGCGCCATCGCTACGGCGCGTCCTCTTCAACGGCCAAACGCCCGGCCGGTTCGCGCCGCAACTGGCAGCGCTCGGTTTCGACACCCGCATCATGCCTTCGACCAGCCCGGCCAATGCGGGCTGGAGCTTCGAACGCAAGCTCCAGGCATGGGAGGCGGGGTGCGGCAGTGCCGATTTTTCGGATAGTTGGCTCAGCGAACGCTGACTGGCTCCAAGGGATTACCGGGACCACCGCAACCGAATACCAAGACAAAACCGGGGCAACGCCGTGCAGTTGTGTGTGCAAACAGGCCCAGCTTATATTGACTGAAATTGACTGAAAAATTGTCTTGACACTGGGGTCCACTTTATGGGCAGAGCATGAAATCTGGCAAACCACCACAACCCTCCAAGAAAGCCGAGGCTTCCTTCGTTCGCTCCTCGGCAGCAGAATATCTGACCTTTGTCGCAGCGACCGGCAGTGGCAACGCCAGCGTGGAAATGCGCTATGAGGATGGAAACCTCTGGCTCACGCAAAAAATGATGGCCACGCTCTACGATGTATCCGTGTCGGCTATCAGCCAGCATTTGAAGCGCATCTATGCCGACAACGAGATGGAGCGCGACGCAACTATTAAGCAGTACTTAATGGTTCAAACCGAAGGCGAACGGGAGATTCAGCGCAAGGTCGATCACTACAGCCTGCAGGCCATCATTGCCGTCGGTTTCAAAATCGAAAACGAGCGAGCCGTGCAGTTCCGCAAATGGGCCAACCAGATCGTCAAGGACTACACGATTCAAGGCTGGGTCATGGATGTGGATCGCCTGAAGAGCGGTGGCAGCGTGCTGACCGACGATTTCTTCGAGCGGCAGTTGGAGAAGATCCGGGAAATCCGGCTCTCTGAACGCAAGTTCTACCAGAAGATCACCGACATCTATGCTACGGCGCTGGATTACGACTCCTCAGCCACGGCTACCAAACGTTTTTTTGCAGCGGTGCAGAACAAGCTGCACTATGCCATTCACGGGCAGACGGCAGCCGAGGTGATCGTAGACCGTGCGAATCACCAGAAGGACAACATGGGCTTGACCCACTGGGAAGGCACACCCCACGGCAAGATCCACAAATACGACGTGTCCGTCGCCAAGAACTACCTCTCCGAATTCGAATTGGCGCAGATGCAGCGAATCGTGTCAGCGTATCTGGACATGGCCGAACTCCATGCCATGCGCCGCATCCCCATGACCATGCAGGATTGGGAAGAACGCTTGGGTGGCTTCCTGAAACTCTGGGACCGGGAAATCCTTCAGGATGCAGGCAAGGTTTCTGCGGAAATCGCCAAGACGCATGCCGAAAGCGAATTCGAGAAATACCGCATCATGCAGGACCGCTTGTTTGAAAGCGACTTCGACCGACTGTTGAAACAGATTGAGGTGTGCAACGAGCGAGGTGATAACAATGCGTAACGCAATGCGCAGTGCCTATCGCATTGCCTTGCACATTGCCTTGCACATCTTCCCGTAAGCAAGCTGACTGTGCAGTTCACCACTGCTCCGAAGTTCCTTCGATTTTTTCAGGATCACTGCCACGACTTTCGCCCTGACGCATCTGTCCATCACGGTTTCCACTATGCCTACGCTGTTCACCTTCCTCACGCCCTACGCCATTCGACGCAGGCTGGCACTGGCCTTGCTAGCTGCCTGTACTGCTGGGTCAGCCTTCTCACTCGAAAGCGTCTCGCTACAACTGCGCTGGCGGCATCAATTTCAGTTTGCCGGCTACTACGCTGCGCTGCACCAGGGGTACTACCGTGAAGCTGGGTTGGAGGTCACGCTCAAGGAAGGTGGCCCCGACATCAACCCGGTGGTGGATGTACTGGAAGGTCACAGCGATTTTGGTATCGCGGTGTCGAGCCTCGTCATCGAGTACCTCAAGGGCAAGCCGGTATTGATGTTGGGGCCGGTGTTCCAGCATTCCCCCAACATCCTGCTCATGCATGGACACAACAAGCACTTGGCTGATCTCGCTGGCCCAGGGAAAGGAGCCATCGCACTCATGGGCGGCGACCAGGACGTCGAACTCAAGGCGATGTTTTCCAACGAAGGCATTGCGCTTGACAAGCTGCACATCGTGCCCAACGAGCGCCACCTCGACGACTTTCTCGACCGCCGCGTGGAAGCCCTCAACGCCTACGTGTCGAATGAGCCTTTCCTGCTCAATCTGCGCGGTATTCCGCACACCATCTTCAAGCCGCAAACCTATGGCATGGATTTTTACGGCGACGTGCTGTTCACCCGCAAAGCCATGGAGACCGAACGGCCCGATGTCGTCGCGGCCTTTCGCGCTGCATCGATGCGCGGCTGGCAATACGCGCTGCAACACCAGTCGGAAATCATCGATCTGCTTCTCACGCGCTACAACACCCAACACAAAAGCCGCGAGCACTTTGCCTACGAGGCCCAAGCGCTGTACCGTCTGATCGACCCCACTGTGATCGAGATCGGCCACAGCAATCCTGGCCGCTGGGAATACATCGCGAATGCTTATCAGCGTTTCGGACTAGTCAAGTTCGACCGACCTCTCGATGATTTTTTCTACCAGGAAAAGCGAGAAGTCGATCTTCGACGTTTGTATTGGGCGCTGGCGACGACTGTCTCGATCTTGTTGCTCGTTGGCGGTATTGCCTTCTACATCCATCGCATCAATCGACGCCTTGCTCTGGCTCTCGCAGAGAATAGGACTTACGCACAATTGTCCCGGCTAGGTATGCCCACGCAGACAGTGCCAAACAGTACGGCAGGTGGGGATGACTGCCATGACGTTGCACAGACACCCTGAATCAGGCAGGTGCGCGGCATCGTCTGACGAGTAAGGGGGCTATATCGTCATGCTCATCACGCACTTGGTCAAGGTAGCGTAAGGCCCGCAGCGGCGCCGGGCTTGGGTTCGAGGATGCGGACACCCAGTACCTGCCGCAGCACTGCGGAATAGGCTTGGCCTTCGGCATCGCTCCAGGCGCGGGCGTATTGTTCGCGGTCTTCCTTGGCTGATGCCGAACGATCCGCAGGGACGATGCGTGCGACGCGAACGACTGCGTAGCCCGTCGTTCCCAGCGCAACGCCTTGCACCACGGGCAGCGACGCCGCTTCGGCCTGCATCGCCGCCTGCACGAGCTGCGAAGGCACGTCCCCGAAAGACTGGCGCGAGACGAGCTTTTCCGGCGGCAATGCTACGGCGGGGTCTTTGTTGCGCAGCTTCGCAGCCAGCGCATCCCCTTCCTGCTGCGCCAGCGCCATGGCCTTGTTGCGGGCCACACGCGCAAGCAACTGCTTGCGCACTTCATCGATAGTCTGCTTGCGTGCCGGGGCATGGGCCAGGACCCTCCCTGCCACAAGCTGTTGGGGCGATAGCTCAATGGCTGCGGTGTTGTGTTTTTTGGCAATGCTGTCCGGGGCAAAGATGGCATCAAGGAATTTCTGGTTCGCCAACACGCCCCCGGCAGGATGCGGACGGCGCGCCAAATGCTGCTCGGTGCGAACTGTCAGGTTCCACTTTTCTGCAGCGGGTTGCAGGGTATCCGGCTGCTCGTACACAAAGTTGGTGAAGGATTCGGCGGCCTCGGCAAAGCGCTGCTGCGCCTGCTGGGTACGCAGTTCCGTTTCGATCGTGGAACGCACCTCTTCCAAACCGCGTTGCACAGGCTGGCGCTCGTCAGTCAGCATGATGAGGTGGAAGCCAAAGTCTGATTCGACCACGTCGCTCAGCTCCCCCACCTTCAGCGCAAAAACGGCATCCTCAAAGGGTTTGACCATCATCCCGCGCCCAAAATGGCCAAGGTCGCCGCCCTTGGTAGCCGAACCCGGATCTTGCGAATGCTGTTTGGCCAGCTCTGCAAATCGTGTCGGCGCCTTGCGCAAGGTTTGCAGCAACTCCTCAGCGCGGGCACGGGCCTGCGCACGCTGCGCCGCATCTTTGTCTGCACGAATCAAGATATGGCTGGCGCGGCGCTCTTCCTTGCTGCGGTAGCGGTCGATGTGCTGGTCGTAGTAGGCGCGAACGTCAACCTCCGGCACGTCAATCGTTTTTTGAATGGCTTCGATGTCGAGGACGACATATTCGATGCTGACCGTCTCTTCAGTGAGGAATGCGCCAGGGGTGGCGTCGTACTCCTTCTGCAGTTCCGCATCCGTCGGCTGCACCTTGGGCAAGTAGGTAGCGATGGGGAAGTTCCATACCTGCACCGCACGCTGCTCGTGGTACGCCTGCGTAGCCAAGTCCGCCAGAGCCGGTACGGGAAAAGCCGAATCCCGCACGGTGGATTCGATCTGCCTGCGTGAAAGATCCTGGCGAACGCCGTGCTCGAATCCTTCGGGCGTCATGCCGTGCATCGCGGCCAACTGCCGGTAGCGATCCATGTCGATCTGCCCATCCGGCTTGCGCAGCGAGGCGATGGTAGGATCATCGTGCAAGGTTTTGGCAAGCCGGGCATCGCTAACCACCAAGCGGTATTTCTCGACAGCGGCGGACAAGACCTTGTCGCGCACCAGTTCTTCAAGGGTGGCGTAGCGCGCAAACGGAGAGTCCAGCAGCTTGGCGTCGAATTCCGGGTGCGCGGCACGCAGACGCTCGGCATTGGCCCGGTGCGCGGCCTCCCATTGCGCATGGCTGATGTCGGTACCGCCGACCTCCGCCACGACACGATCCTCGTTCTGCATCCGCTGGTATCCATCAATACCGAAGAGTACAAACGAAGGAATGATCAGCAGGAACACAAAGAACATCATGATCCTGGTGTGCTTGCGGAAAACGTCCAACATGCGCAAACCCTGCTTTCGTTAGCGGTGAAAAATAGGCGATAAAAAAGGCGAACAAAAAGCAAACACTTCGTTCGCCCTTCTTCGTTCGCCCTTTATTGTTCGCCACATACTGGCCACGCCCTGGATTTTCTGCCCCTGCGGCGCAACACCGGAACGATTATGGCATCCCCCCCCCACCGTCGCGCAGATGCGCCCCAGCCCAATTCCCCAGCGGATCGGGCCATGTCTGCCGACGAGATTGCCGGGTTCTTCGCTGCCCTGTCGCGCACGCAACCCGAACCTCGCACCGAATTGGCGTTTTCCAGCCCCTTCGAGCTACTCACCGCCGTGGTGCTGTCGGCGCAATCGACCGATGCGGGCGTCAACAAGGCCACCCAGCGGCTTTTTCCCCTGGCGCGTACCCCGCAAGCGATGCTGGAACTGGGGCTGGAACGGCTGGAGCACCTCATCCGCACGATCGGGCTGTACCGCACCAAGGCAAGGCACCTGATCGAACTCAGCGCCATCTTGGTTCAACACCACGGCGGCGCAGTGCCCCGCACCCGAACGGAGTTGGAAGCCCTGCCCGGCGTGGGCCGCAAAACCGCCAACGTCGTGCTACACGTGGCCTTTGGGGAATCCACCGTCGCCGTCGATACCCATGTGTTCCGCGTGGCGAACCGCACCGGGCTTGCGCCGGGGAAAACCCCTCTGGCCGTCGAACACGCCCTGCTGGCGCGCATTCCCCCAGCCTTTTTGCACCATGCCCACCACTGGCTGGTGCTGCACGGTAGATACGTCTGCCTGGCCCGCAAGCCACGCTGCATCGAATGCCCGGTGCAGTCCTATTGCCGTTTCGTGGGAAAACCCTGCCCCACCACGCCTACGGGACCTACGGGATATTGACCCAAAACCCCACACCATGGCCCAGGGTCTTGCTGGCCGCAGTGAAATCCAGGTATCGCGCCTTGTCGATGTGCTGCTGCAAGGCATCGCCACCTTCTGCGTCGAGCGAGGGTGCATAGAAGTACCAGCGGTTCGA contains:
- a CDS encoding SurA N-terminal domain-containing protein; amino-acid sequence: MLDVFRKHTRIMMFFVFLLIIPSFVLFGIDGYQRMQNEDRVVAEVGGTDISHAQWEAAHRANAERLRAAHPEFDAKLLDSPFARYATLEELVRDKVLSAAVEKYRLVVSDARLAKTLHDDPTIASLRKPDGQIDMDRYRQLAAMHGMTPEGFEHGVRQDLSRRQIESTVRDSAFPVPALADLATQAYHEQRAVQVWNFPIATYLPKVQPTDAELQKEYDATPGAFLTEETVSIEYVVLDIEAIQKTIDVPEVDVRAYYDQHIDRYRSKEERRASHILIRADKDAAQRAQARARAEELLQTLRKAPTRFAELAKQHSQDPGSATKGGDLGHFGRGMMVKPFEDAVFALKVGELSDVVESDFGFHLIMLTDERQPVQRGLEEVRSTIETELRTQQAQQRFAEAAESFTNFVYEQPDTLQPAAEKWNLTVRTEQHLARRPHPAGGVLANQKFLDAIFAPDSIAKKHNTAAIELSPQQLVAGRVLAHAPARKQTIDEVRKQLLARVARNKAMALAQQEGDALAAKLRNKDPAVALPPEKLVSRQSFGDVPSQLVQAAMQAEAASLPVVQGVALGTTGYAVVRVARIVPADRSASAKEDREQYARAWSDAEGQAYSAVLRQVLGVRILEPKPGAAAGLTLP
- the mltG gene encoding endolytic transglycosylase MltG — its product is MRIVVGWIVVVALGVAGWARWWVDADLELATPTVEVLIPYGMSPRDVAVAVVDAGVQTPAWLLYAWFRLSGKAPQLKAGNYEWEAGVTPRSLLARLVRGDISVRAVTLVEGWNLWQCLQALSREEHLQHDAQGLEPSALMKKLGRPGKHPEGRFFPDTYHYTKGSSELALLRRALRAMDTQLAQAWRQRVPQLAVSTPEEALILASIIEKETGTAADRTMISSVFHNRLRRKMPLQSDPTVIYGMWKRFDGNLRKRDLQESSPWNTYTRAGLPPTPIAMPGKAALLAAVQPARSAALYFVARGDGSSQFSNDLSDHNRAVNRYQRGR
- a CDS encoding type II secretion system protein N, with product MTSIASPAHTSIGPPADLLPVDPSLSTPGWLPKLSALLLAALATASMGYWAARWRDVPAPFDAASTAEILPTHRADHDDAAQGKLAQLLGASQNKPASAPAPAKAASTRFKLLGVIAQGARGRALIAVDGAPPQPFGVGQVVADTLVLHAVSPRTVDLAPQGQDTATVTLELPPLPTAATSAPAAPQPR
- a CDS encoding DNA polymerase, which produces MSAEAVWIHRQLQRLLAQRGHALLLAGPGGLGQFDLAMALAQSWLCEHSTPDGACGACAACHAMAVHTHPDFFALLSPVKRVELGWPGEEDGGAKPSKDIRIDAMRGAVECAQRTCVRGRGKVVVVYPAERMNVYTANALLKTLEEPAPGVRFVLATEAEHQILPTLRSRCVRHAMAWPAPDEAIDWLCAQGLDRSQAAVALRAAADKPHEAQRFAALAGVWPTLPRAVQLGTVQALQGWTAAQWVDLLQKLCHDLLRTLCGAAPRFFDPADLPRAGTWGSLTSWAQSLARTARTVEHPYHAGLLLDALLLEAREAMRADARPTSR
- the tmk gene encoding dTMP kinase, with the protein product MRGLFLSVEGIDGAGKSTHIDALAQAFVARGRSVVCTREPGGTPLAERLRALVLHEDMDATTEALLVFAARRDHLQRVIEPALQRGEVVLCDRFTDASFAYQGFAKGLDLDVLATLERIVQGLPGPRLLQPDLTLWFDLDPEVAAQRLAGVRVPDRFESQPMAFHALVVEGYRWRRDRDPARFVTIDAGQPQQVVCEQVLQALVARGVLA
- a CDS encoding ABC transporter substrate-binding protein — its product is MPTLFTFLTPYAIRRRLALALLAACTAGSAFSLESVSLQLRWRHQFQFAGYYAALHQGYYREAGLEVTLKEGGPDINPVVDVLEGHSDFGIAVSSLVIEYLKGKPVLMLGPVFQHSPNILLMHGHNKHLADLAGPGKGAIALMGGDQDVELKAMFSNEGIALDKLHIVPNERHLDDFLDRRVEALNAYVSNEPFLLNLRGIPHTIFKPQTYGMDFYGDVLFTRKAMETERPDVVAAFRAASMRGWQYALQHQSEIIDLLLTRYNTQHKSREHFAYEAQALYRLIDPTVIEIGHSNPGRWEYIANAYQRFGLVKFDRPLDDFFYQEKREVDLRRLYWALATTVSILLLVGGIAFYIHRINRRLALALAENRTYAQLSRLGMPTQTVPNSTAGGDDCHDVAQTP
- a CDS encoding YgfZ/GcvT domain-containing protein, encoding MLTQDVLHRDANHACLAGWCSPQGRLLASVVLLRGTQVAVPNATPNATPGTTQNPVHDATQEAVFLVVAQDLVATTLQGLRKFVLRSRVILEDCSLHRPVWGLVGSAVAACAPQHAADDAAPWMRWRINGADVVRLPDAAGVARALWIGDSPATQPPAPASPDNEVNEPNALDEETWEWLAVHSGIAWITARTSNLFVPQMLGYDALGAIDFRKGCYPGQEVIARSQYRGKVQRRACLARCAVALHAGQEICADPETPCGTVVQAAASPGGDGGYDAIICIHADAPARIFATTTEGKPIALTLSPPFPAASSP
- a CDS encoding M48 family metalloprotease, which codes for MSIVMPMNPSSHHAGSTMLYCFLPWLRFCKRVRWALCVLVGMWAMGGAWAAGLPALGESSPLSAAEERALGDSIVRSLYRDPDYLDDPVLGDYVEGLWQALLAAARSRGDIPTELDERFAWKILLGRDRSVNAFALPGGYLGVHLGLLSVVETRDELASVLAHELSHITQRHISRLIAQERRNAPWLLAGVVLGAVAASRSPDAGNALMVGSQALVAQGQLNFSRDMEREADRMGLGMMTQAGFDGQGTVSMFEKLQQATRLNDSGTYPYLRSHPLTTERIADMQARVGFPVHGAAKGNPDLVHGLMAARARVLADHTSRDVLYGWSKGPDDAGPTAHPVDRQAPAWYAAVLSASLLQEPALARRHLERLRSVLAGQGDAVQQILGYLEVDIALTAHDRTPAQRLALGHLVGLPAGSAPAGGMADAAHSRAALALQAQLVRTGAQRSDVEGVLRRLYAWVGTNKDDAGAWQWIAWLQQGLSRPLQAARAEAESCWARFDEQGALDRLRSAQDYVRSNAAQLGPGDLVEAAIIDTRKRDIEERLRQRAPEQGGRNP
- the nth gene encoding endonuclease III, with amino-acid sequence MSADEIAGFFAALSRTQPEPRTELAFSSPFELLTAVVLSAQSTDAGVNKATQRLFPLARTPQAMLELGLERLEHLIRTIGLYRTKARHLIELSAILVQHHGGAVPRTRTELEALPGVGRKTANVVLHVAFGESTVAVDTHVFRVANRTGLAPGKTPLAVEHALLARIPPAFLHHAHHWLVLHGRYVCLARKPRCIECPVQSYCRFVGKPCPTTPTGPTGY
- a CDS encoding DNA-deoxyinosine glycosylase — protein: MLRGLPPIIDERSVVLILGSFPSTASLAAQQYYAHPQNHFWKILGAILDRRQTGDAAHRPYSPLIAMDYATRRAAVQAAGIAIWDVYAECERQGSLDSAIRNGRPNDFGALPRWAPSLRRVLFNGQTPGRFAPQLAALGFDTRIMPSTSPANAGWSFERKLQAWEAGCGSADFSDSWLSER
- a CDS encoding virulence RhuM family protein — encoded protein: MKSGKPPQPSKKAEASFVRSSAAEYLTFVAATGSGNASVEMRYEDGNLWLTQKMMATLYDVSVSAISQHLKRIYADNEMERDATIKQYLMVQTEGEREIQRKVDHYSLQAIIAVGFKIENERAVQFRKWANQIVKDYTIQGWVMDVDRLKSGGSVLTDDFFERQLEKIREIRLSERKFYQKITDIYATALDYDSSATATKRFFAAVQNKLHYAIHGQTAAEVIVDRANHQKDNMGLTHWEGTPHGKIHKYDVSVAKNYLSEFELAQMQRIVSAYLDMAELHAMRRIPMTMQDWEERLGGFLKLWDREILQDAGKVSAEIAKTHAESEFEKYRIMQDRLFESDFDRLLKQIEVCNERGDNNA